The nucleotide window CCTCACCCCAGAAGTAAAAGCCCGCATTGACAAACTCGTCAAAGACAATAAAATTTTAGTCTTCATGAAAGGGAATAAATTAATGCCCCAATGTGGCTTTTCTAACAACGTTGTCCAAATTCTCAGCGTTTTGGGCGTTCCCTTTGAAACCGTTGACGTTTTAGCTGATTTTGAAATCCGTCAAGGAATTAAAGAATATTCTAACTGGCCAACGATTCCTCAAGTTTATATTAACGGTGAATTTGTAGGGGGTTCAGATATCATGATCGAACTCTATCAAAGCGGTGAATTACAAGAAATGGTAGAGGTCGCTTTAGCCTCCTAATTCTTAAGAAATTATAAAGGGTAGGCTTAACCTACCCCCGAAAAAATTCCCCTAATAATAATCTGGTTCAGGTTGGGGTAAAGCCATTTCAAAATTAGATGGATCTCGCAAAAACCGATAAGCATCTTCTTCTAAACGGTGGATAATATAAGGTTCTACAATGTTAGTCATCCGCAGACAAGCAATAAAACCGTCCATATATGACCTCATTTCCTCATAACGATGACCTCTGTTCCACATATCCACCAGAGCATCAGTGAGTTTTTGATAATAACGGATTGTTTGAGTATCTTGTAGCATGGGTAACAAATCAATTCAGTTAGGTTAGATTAGGTGAAAGAGCTTTTTTAGACAAATATAAACAGCGCCAATTTTCCCAAATAAACGCTAGTCAATAGTCAATAAGCAGTCGATTTAAGCTCCCCTTTATTGTATCGTTGAAATTCCGAAATTTTAAATCACCTACCAGACTCAACTAAAAAAAACCTATCTTTAGTTAGTTTTTAAGAGCTTCAACTTTATCGCTCAGTAGCGAATGTTACAACATCTTGACATGAGCATCTGATAGCCTAAAAGCTATGAGTTTCTAGAAGGATACTATTAAGGTGGGATTGGTTTATATCTCTATAGTTGAAGGGAATCCACATTTAAGATCATTGCTAGCTTGGCATTTGCAGCAATCAGGCTATTTAGTGCAACAATTTGCGAATTTACAGCAAGCTAAACAAGCCTTTTTCCATCGTCAACCCACGTTAGTCATCATAGATTCGGATTTACCCGATGGTGACGGACTAGAGTTATGCGAATGGTTATACAAACAACGACAGTCTTTAATTCTCGTTTTATCAGCCCGAAATGGAGAAAAAGACGTAGTTACCGGGTTGCAAGCCGGAGCAGATGACTATCTGAGAAAACCCTTCGGAATGCAAGAATTTATGGCAAGGGTAGAAGTCTTAGTCAGACGGTTGAGGGTTTCTTCGGCCCCCTTACATCTCGATTATGGTGCTTTAAAAATTGACTTGGCACAGCGCAGAGTTCAATATAAAGGAGAATACATCGAATTAACTCCCCAAGAATTTAGTTTACTCTACGTTTTAGCTCAAGCGGATGGCGCTCCCCTAACCCGTTCAGAATTATTGCGACGTGCTTGGCCGGAAGCCATTGATAATCCTCGCACTATCGATACTCACGTCCTTTCTTTACGCAAAAAAATCGAAACAGATCCCAGACAACCCAGTCTAATCCAAACTGTTCGCAATGTAGGTTATCGATTTAATATCGAAACCCTCGAAGAACTAAACTCTTCTCCTTCTCCGGCGGCGATCGCTCCTTCTAATGGGATTCCCTCTCATTCTAATGGGTCAAAGATGGAAAAAATAGCCGTCAAATCCTCATAAATCATCAAAGAGCGCCGTTTGATTAGGAGCTTGCTTTAATTGTTCTTGTAAATGTTCCCAATTGACTTGAGAGGCTATGGTTAGTTGCACAATTTTTCCTTGAGAGAGATACAAAACTCTTTGAGCAAATTGGCGTACCAACTCTAATTGATGATTGATCATAATAATAGCAGTTTGGGTCGTGTCAGAAACTTCTATTAAAACCTCTATCAGATGATTCCCCTTTCCTATATCTAAGGCTGAAGTGGGTTCATCTAAGAGTAAAATTTGAGGGTGCATCATTAACCCCCGCGTGATCGCTACTAATTGCCGTTGTCCGACAGACAATTGTAATTCATTACGCTCAAACCATTGAGAGGGAATGGATAAGCGAGATGTCCAATGATCGAGTCGCTGTTGAATTTCCCCTTTTGATAAATGTTGTAACCTCAAGGGATAAGTTAAGGTATCTTCCACCGTCATCCCTAATAATTTGGGTTCTTGAGGCACTAAAACCACCCGTTGAC belongs to Gloeothece citriformis PCC 7424 and includes:
- the grxD gene encoding Grx4 family monothiol glutaredoxin, which gives rise to MTPENQTLTPEVKARIDKLVKDNKILVFMKGNKLMPQCGFSNNVVQILSVLGVPFETVDVLADFEIRQGIKEYSNWPTIPQVYINGEFVGGSDIMIELYQSGELQEMVEVALAS
- a CDS encoding DUF6761 family protein, with the translated sequence MLQDTQTIRYYQKLTDALVDMWNRGHRYEEMRSYMDGFIACLRMTNIVEPYIIHRLEEDAYRFLRDPSNFEMALPQPEPDYY
- a CDS encoding response regulator transcription factor → MGLVYISIVEGNPHLRSLLAWHLQQSGYLVQQFANLQQAKQAFFHRQPTLVIIDSDLPDGDGLELCEWLYKQRQSLILVLSARNGEKDVVTGLQAGADDYLRKPFGMQEFMARVEVLVRRLRVSSAPLHLDYGALKIDLAQRRVQYKGEYIELTPQEFSLLYVLAQADGAPLTRSELLRRAWPEAIDNPRTIDTHVLSLRKKIETDPRQPSLIQTVRNVGYRFNIETLEELNSSPSPAAIAPSNGIPSHSNGSKMEKIAVKSS
- a CDS encoding ABC transporter ATP-binding protein is translated as MANLLELEDVSLVLPRGSLSLLENISFRVEKGDRLGIVGSSGAGKTTLIRLLNRLDDPTSGLIKFEDKPLTQIPVIQLRQRVVLVPQEPKLLGMTVEDTLTYPLRLQHLSKGEIQQRLDHWTSRLSIPSQWFERNELQLSVGQRQLVAITRGLMMHPQILLLDEPTSALDIGKGNHLIEVLIEVSDTTQTAIIMINHQLELVRQFAQRVLYLSQGKIVQLTIASQVNWEHLQEQLKQAPNQTALFDDL